The Hordeum vulgare subsp. vulgare chromosome 7H, MorexV3_pseudomolecules_assembly, whole genome shotgun sequence DNA window tcgtaacaagaggataaactgtctacgatatgatcatagaaatgaatatctgagttacgagttttggtatgcagttaaaacaatttggaaattgtttcgcagttcatgccacctgtaacatcatagtgtgatgatgtgtctgaacgtcatagccacgcactatttggtatggtgcatgctatgatgtctcttatcaaattaccactatcgtttatgggttatgcattagagacaaccgcattcactttaaatagggcaccgcgtatttccgttgagatgacacagtatagactgaggtttagagaaatctaaactgtcgtttcttgaaagtttagggcttcgacacttatgtgaaaaagtttcagtctgataagctcgaacccaaagcggataaatgcatcttcataggatatccaaaacagttgggtacatctcctatctcagatccgaaagcaaagtgtttgtttctagaaacggatcctttctcgaggaaaggtttctctcgaaagaattgagtgggaggatggtagaacttgataaggttattgaaccatcacttcaaccgtgtgtagcagggcacaggaagttgttcctgtggcgcctacaccaattgaagtgaaagctgatgatggtgatcatcgagcatcggatcaagttactacaaacctcgtaggttgacaaggtcgcgtactactgcagagtggtacggtaaccctgtcttgaaggtcatgttgttgagcaacagtgaacctacgagtcatggagaaagcaatggtgggcccggattccgacaaatggctggaggccatgaaatccgagagaggatccatgtatgaaaacaaagtgtagactttggaagaactacttgatggtcataggactattgactaaagatagatctttaaaaggaagacaggcgatgatggtgataagtcactattaagaaaagctcgacttgtcgcaaagatgtttccgacaagatcaaacagttgactatgatgagactttctcactcgtagcgatgctaaaagtctattagaattatgttagtagttgttgcattatttatgaaatattgcacataggatgtcaaaacattgtttcctcgacggtttccttgagcaaacattgtatgtgatacaaccaggaggttttgtcgatcctaaagataatagcaagtatgcaagctccaattatccttcaatggactggtgcaagcatctcggagttggaatatacactttgatgagatgatcaaatattttcgatttgtacaaggtttatgagaaacttgtatttccaaagaagtgagtgggagcactatagaatttctgataagtatatgtggttgacatattatggatcagaagtaatatagaatttctgtaaagcatacaaggttgtttgaaaggagttttcaaaggagtacctggattgcgctacttgaatgttgagtatcaaagatctatggatatagatcgaaagcgcttaatggaagtttcaacaagatccatgccttgaccagtttttgaaggagttcaaaatagatcagcaaagaaggagttcttggttgcgttgtgaggtgtgaatttgagtaagactcaaaacccgaccacagaagaataaagagaatagacgaaggtcgtcttctatgccttagccatagactctaaagtatgccatgctgagtaccgcacctaatgtgtgccttgcagcaagtctgttaagaggtacacagagtgatccaggattgaatcactgatcagcggtcaaagttatccttagtaactaaatagactaaggaatttttctcgattatggaggtggttaaagagttcgtcgtaaagggttacgtcgatgcaagctttgacactaatccgaataactatgagtagtgaaacggattcgtatagtagagtagatatttggagcatttctgaatagcacgtagtagcagcagatataagatgacataaatatgtgtaaagaacgcacggatctgaaagttgcagaaccattgactaaaacctctctcacgagcaagacgtgatcagaccccagaactatatgggtgttggattcgttgaaatcacatggtgatgtgaactagattattgactctagtgcaagtgggagactgttggaaatatgccctagaggcaataataattagttattattatatttctttgttcatgataatcgtttattatccatgctataattgtattgattggaaacacaatacttgtgtggatacatagacaaaacactgtccctagtaagcctctagttgactagctcgttgatcaaagatggtcaaggtttcctggccataggcaagtgttgttacttgataacgggatcacatcattaggagaatcatgtgatggactagacccaaactaatagacgtagcatgttgatcgtgtcattttgttgctactgttttctgcgtgtcaagtatttgttcctatgaccatgagatcatataactcactgacaccagaggaatgctttgtgtgtatcaaacgtcgcaacgtaactgggtgactataaagatgttctacaggtatcttcgaaggtgttcgttgagttagtatggatcaagactgggatttgtcactccgtgtgacggagaggtatctcggggcccactcggtaatacaacatcacacacaagccttgcaagcaaagtgacttagtgtaagttgcgggatcttgtattacggaacgagtaaagagacttgccggtaaacgagattgaaataggtatgcggatattgacgatcgaatctcgggcaagtaacataccgaaggacggagggaatgacatacgggattatatgaatccttggcactgaggttcaaatgataagatcttcgtagaatatgtgggatccaatatgggcatccaggtcctgctattggatatagaccgaggagtcactcgggtcatgtctgcatagttctcgaacccgtagggtctgcacacttaaggttcgacgttgttttatgcgtatttgagttatatggttggttaccgaatgttgttcggagtcccggatgagatcacggacgtcacgagggtttctgtaatggtccggaaacgaagattgatatataggatgacctcatttgattaccggaaggttttcggagttaccaggaatgtaccgggaatgacgaatgggttccgggtgttcaccgggggggggggggcaacccaccccggggaagcccataggccttgggggtggcgcaccagcccttagtgggctggtgggacagcccaagaaggccctatgcgccaaaggataagaaatcaaagagaatgaaaaaaaggaggaggtgggaaaggagaggaggactccaccttccaaacctagttggattcggtttggaaggggaggacttccccccttggctcggccgaaccccttggggctccttgagcctcaaggaaagcccccccccctctcccacctatatatacggaggttttagggctgatttgagacgacttttccacggcagcccgaccacatacctccacggtttttcctctagatcgcgtttctgcggagctcgggcggagccctgccgagatcaaatcaccaccaacctccggagcgccgtcatgctgccggagaactcatctacctctccgtctctcttgctggatcaagaaggtcgagatcatcgtcgagctgtacgtgtgctgaacgcggaggtgccgtccgttcggcactagatcgtgggacggatcgcgggacagttcgtgggacggttcgcggggcggatcgagggacgtgaggacgttccactacatcaaccgcgttcactaacgcttctgctgtgcgatctacaagggtacgtagatcggaaatcccctctcgtagatgaacatcaccatgataggtcttcgtgcgcgtaggaaaatttttgtttcccatgcgacgttccccaacaaaatctGCCCAACGGCCAGACTTTCCTCTTCTAGGCCAGCAACAGAGTGAAATTCATTGATGATGCGCATAACCTGTAAAAACTCTGGGTTGATTGGTGCAGCGACCGCCTTCTCGggaggaacaacttcatcatcatctgattcctaagaggcagaagaatgaccatcatcgtcatcatttaGCGCCTCCCGCAATCCCTCGACATGTTTGCTCATGTCAACAACCGCAGACCAATATCATGTGTCATACACTTGTTGGTCACATGTTGGTTCCGATGGGCcgcgtcgggggctacagttatggccacTTATTGGCCACCCGTTGGTTCTGATGGGCCGGCGTcggggctacagttatggccaacTCGGCCTCACCGCCACCGCTACTACACTCGGCGACATCACTGGCAGAAAAGAACTCCACAAAAACCATGGGTTATCCATACATGGAGTTATTGGGATTGCTTGCAAAACCCATGTACGACGCCCAAGCTCTTTCACGAGGAACCCGTCGCAGAACCCAACGATTTCCTCCCTCAACCACAAAAGCCTCCATAGTCATTTTTTTTCCAGTAATCGCTGAACTAAACACCGCTCGGATGCACCTTCTAACTGCCGCATACTCTACATTAACCATGTCTCTCACTACAACCGTAGTCACCGCGCACCTAGACACATCCACACCAGAAGGACCCTCACGTACGATGTGCCCATAAAACACTAACAAATTTTTCATAGTACCTAACGAACAACCATATTTACATCGTTAGTCCATTAAAAatcatattattatatttatattgTAATAACATCCAATACTTATcttttttacatataacaatttaACAAATATTTACAGTCGACTGTAGATCTAcgcataataatttatattgtacCATCATATTATAATATTTATATTGTAATAACATCCATTACTTTTTTTTTGCATATAACAATTTAACAAATACTCACAAACGACTGTACATCTAcgcataataatttatattgtaTCATTTGTCGCGACACTACATCTACAAAATAAATACAAGATAAATTacaatatgtcattcatacctcTGGTTTAATAAGGATATCCTTCCGAATACAAAATATGACCAGTATAATATCAGCGAATTCGACCTATTATCATATAGACAAAAATATTACACACATAATTTTTTCCCTGCTAGCAAAAATTTTAAAATACATAATGCATGCATATACATATCACGGGTCATATATCTACGGGGTTGACAAATTATCACGTAAACAAATAAATTATACACATAATTATTCCCCTGCTAGCAAAAGTTTTAAAATACATACtgaatgcatatatatatatatatatatatatatatatatatatatatatatatatatatatcacgagTCATATATCTACGGGATTGACAAATTATCACATAAACAAAAGTATTACACATGCGTCTTGCATGTAATAATACTAATGGAGTTAACATATTATTACATGTTTAACAAAAATGCTAGTTACACAGACATTTTTTCGGCTGCTTTCTAAATACCAGTTGCATGCAAATACGAATAAATCATCGGTAACATATGAACAGAATCgacctattatcacatgaacacaaatatgaacagagtctcataccttgatcttcaacttagtagttcatatcgcatgacaaaatagttccacaaaagtAATAATACACTccctaagacaaaagaaaacacatacttagaaactaatcaaacaaaataaaaacatcatgcatgcaaacacgaccaacagaaatggaaagctcttaccttgatctatcttttcttcaactacaacgtcttcaaaataATTCCACAAACGTGATAATACACTccctaagacaaaagaaaacacatacttagaaactaatcaaacaaaataaaaacatcatgcatgcaaacacgaccaatAGAAATGTAAAGCTCTTactttgatctatcttttcttcaactacaacgtcttcaaaatcTAACTTTAAACCGTCCTAAATCGCCACTTAAACCTTCATTTGGAGTAGCTCttgagagaaagagaaagagaagagagtgacAGAGGAGGCAACGGCaggagaagagagtgagagaggaggcagcGACGCAGTTCGTTTATAAAGAAGAAGTTTCGCACTGTTTCGTCGTTGGGAGCGGGAAAAATTCCCACTGTTTCGTCGGTGGAGACTGTCTAAGCGTGGGAATCAGCGACAGTGGAAATCAGCGCAGTCAGCAACAGTGTCATATGTATGTCCGCGCCGAAACAGTGTGGGCCGCCTCCTCCCGAGGCGGCAGGCCCACCACGCTGTCACTGTTCCGTTGCcgcgacgctaaaacaggaagctGCTTCGGCCACCTGGCGCCGTGGCGGCAGGTCCCAGCCacctcgggcggtggcggcaggtgacacgcgtcgactggcgcgcctgccgccacggTGGATGGGGTCTTTTCTGCTAAACCATACCGCATGTGGTCCTTTTTAATAATTCCAGTCAGCTCCTGGTCCTTTTGAACAAAAATTCTCTTTCAAGGGTTGGGTTCTCCCGTGGTCTCCTCTGCTTCCCTGAGTTCAGATGCTCGCGAATCCTGCTGCAAATCCGGTGCTGCAAATCCTGCTCGAGATTAGGGAGCAATGTCTGAGCTCGGCTTCTCTTTTGTGAAGGAAGCACATGAAGGTGGACTCACTAGCAACCACGTGTGAGGATGATGATTTTTGTCGTTCATGTGAGCATCCAGAGGCATCTTCTGAGTCTTTCATTCGAGTCGAAGGTTCATGCGGTTGAGAATATGGATATCTCCGGTGTGTGTGCGAATGGGAAGGCGTTTACGGTTTCATGATGGATGATGCTTAGTTTCTTGTGTCATCGATGTGATTTCAATTGTCCGAGTCATTGTTATTGGTGTTCTTGTCACGGGTTGTGTGTTAGGAGCATGTGATGGGTTGTTTGTGTGGTCACGGTGTTTCGTGCTTCGTGCGTAGCCCACTTTGGGGTTCTTTGTATAGGGTTTTGTTTGGTTTTCTGAAAATTAATCAGACAATTCTCTTCTTCTCAATTAATCGACGAGGAAAATATTTTgcctctgtttcagaaaaaaccaATTTAGTTGGACTATATGCTAGAATTTTTGATAGAAATCAACATGAAGTCCATCTTGTGCGGCTCATTTATTTCTCTCCATACCCAACACAACCTCCTTCGGTTGTTCCAAGGTAAACTTCCTAGTCAATATCTCCTGATCCTCACTAGTAATATTTTCTGCATATGATGGGTGCACGAACAAAGATTGTTCCAGCTTTCCAAACAGTACTGTATAGAAAGCAGCTATAAAAGTCTTTTGATCAGAGTGTCCTTCAATAATCCCTTTATCTTGGTAAGGTTGAGTACGTAGTTGTGTTTTTGTCCTCCTTCCATTAGCGCTAGAATGTAGTATCTAGTATTGCCTTCCCCTTAATGCAATTCCTTCCCATGCGGTCTCTAGAGTCATTTCATTTTATGTTTTAGAATGATGCTTACTTTtttttgacgttgttgttgtaaaAGTTTGTCCTCATCTTTGACCATCGGATACTTCTAACCCGCCCAACCTACCATATCCTTCCAAGAGAAAAAGTAATCATCTTTGTTGCCAACTATCTAAACAAGTAGAACCATTATATTTTGTTACCAAATCTcagtctcccctaataataaagcgcggagcgctTCTGTCGTACGTCGTCGGCCTTCTTGCAAAAAGGCCCCTCTGTTTCTTGAAAATCAACCCGCGATCCTTTTGTAAGTTAAAAAACGTTTCGTTCAGCCTATTTTTTTAAAAACCCCTTGTAGTTTTCAGTATTGAACCGCGGTCCACACGCACGAACTCTCCCTCGCGTCCCGATCTCAGCCGCCAGGAGGCGACCGACCCCGGCGACGCTCGATCCGATGATGCGTCGGTGCGCCAGTCGAGGCACCTCCGCCGCTGCCACAAGCGGCCGCGCAGCCGGTCTTCTTCCCCGGCCGTCTGTCGCCCTGTCtccttcccctccccctctcctgcGCTCCTTTCTTCATCCAGTGCGGCTCGGCGGGTGGGCTCCCGTCGGCGAGGTCGTCGGCGCAGAAGGTGCCAAGAGAGAGGAAGGAGGTGCAGAGAGATCTGAAGCAGGGGAGTCCTCGGAATAAATCACACCAATACCCAAAGCGTGCAACAGAAACACACACCACAACGGAAGCCGACGCCGCGAAGACAGAGGTAGACGCAGATCCGTCTCGCCGATCGCTCGGATCGATTACGCTTCCCGTCCCGTCGACGCGCCAGGAGCGGAGAGGGGACGACGGCGGGGGAGAGGAGCTGTCCGGATCCGCGGCCTGAGTTGTAAGTGCTCCCTGCTTCGAGATCTTCTCTTATgtttcgttgtttttgtcaatCTATGCGCGACGAGGGCCTCATTTTCGTGCTGGGATCGTTCTTCGTTGGGGGAATTGGCCGCTCTGGACGGCGCCGTAGGCCTTCCGTCTTCCAACGGGCATGCTAGCCCCACAATTCTGAAGCTGGACTGGGGGAGCAGGGGACTGCTGCCGCTGGAGAGCTTGATGGTCAAGATGCTCCAGCAGAATTTAGGATCGACCATGCTGAGGCTGAAGATGATTCTGCTCCACCTGCGGTGGAATCTGTGCTTAATGCCAAGGATGGAGAAAGTGAAACAAGTGCTGCCACTGAGGTTGTTGATCCTGAAGAACAGCAGGATGGAGATAATGCTCCAGCAGAGTCCAGTGGTTCAGATGAGCCCcccagacatgctgagtctgttTCCGTTGTCTTGAAGTCTGAGGGCAGCGTCGAGCAGAGCAAAGGAGAAGAAGTTGTTGCTGAGATCATGAAGCCAGGTACAGATGGATCAGCTATTTCGGGGGTGACTGGACAGCATGATGCTGACACAAGTGTGACTACTGTTGATCCCGTGATTAACGCCGACGAGGGCAACCATGACCATGCTGCAATCACAGAGCTGGTGGAGGAGGATGGGAGCAACGGGCATGACCATGTTGACCAGATTGCTGATTCTTGCACATCTGCTCCTGAGATCGATGCTGATGGGAGCAAAGGGCTGCAAATAGAAGCACTGACTACTGAGCCTGAAGTATTGGATGGAAGCGATTGTGAAGCGACTTCTAAAGGACCTTCAGAAGAGGAAGTTGTCGCAAACGGGCTTGGATGTTCCTCCATAAAAACAATTGTTGATGAACTAAATGAAAAGGATTTCTCAATATGAAACAATTGTTGATGAACTAAATGAAAAGGATTTCTCAATATGAAACTTTGCGAGCAAGGTCCAAATTACCTCTCGAAAATAAAATATGGACACTGTACAATTTATTATATTTATGAACAACTCTTACTGCCATTTGGTTTTTATATATCGGATGTGTCATTTTAGATCACGGGATCCGATCATTTTATACAGTCACAAGCATTGAAAAAACATTCAGTCATGTTTTACTGAAAAAGCTAATAATTGTCTTAATTGAATATATTTGAAATCTGTAATCATGCATGTCATCTTGTGGTATGTGGATGTTAAATTttatgaaaaaataaaataagatatTGCTAAATAATGACCATTGGAATTGATATATCTCTTACAACAATCAACTTTTAAAGTTTGCGCCAATCAGTTTCTACCTTTATGTACAACTTAAATTTCAATTGCTACCGATAGAGACGCAAGTAGCTGTTCTTCGGACCTCCTGGGCAACCTTTCACATGGAGGAAACTGTTTCTATTAGTACCTTTTATTTTGTTTCGTTTGGGGAGTTTTTATAGGTGTTACtcactctgtttctaaatataagtctattTAAAGTTTCTACTAGAAAAcaacatatgaatgtatatagacatacattatagtatatattcactcattttgtttcgtatgtagtcccttattggaatttctaaaaagacttatattcaaaaacagagggagtagttgctataatgGTTTATCGTATGTTTAGGTATCTACTTGCACTTCAATAACGGTGCAAAGTTCAACTACATGTTGACGAAGGACATGAGGGGAGGGGATTCAAATACAAAATTCATGATTCGAAAATTGACAATctaacccggtgcaacgcacgggcactttTACTAGTTACTAATTATATAAGGTCGGGCCTAAAGAACCGCCAATTTTCAACTTTGAATATTGCTAGAATCTTGGGCAATTCGTTCGAAAAGATTAGTATAGGGACACAGTCAGAAAGATCCTTTGCCAAATCAGTAACACTCACTAAAGGAAACTTCTATTCCATAATGGGAAAACCAATACTCCATCCAACTACTAAAAAGTGGGAACTTGCTGGTTGTCTGATGACCATGTATATTTCATACCACTAAGAGAGATCTCCACCAAGACATCCATAGCAATAATTGAGTTGAAAACGATGCTCCACTTACTGTATCTGGTTTGTTCTTATTATATGACCTCCTTGTCAGGTTAAAAGGTCCAGCAATAAAAATGGACACTTGTGATTTATTTATGAGATGCACCAGATGAACCCACAAAGTCCAtttactcctccacccaacagtaCTTGGAGACCAATGAAATAAAGGTGAGAGTCAGTTTCAGCTATATGTTCCCTAATAAATCTTCTCTTTCTATCCCTGCAATTCAACACGAGACCTCtccatattttcttctcctttgatTGTTCCTCCTACTTACCACAGTCCTAGCAGGAATTTTAGTTCCCTAAAAAACTTAATTTACATAATCGTAATAC harbors:
- the LOC123409284 gene encoding uncharacterized protein LOC123409284 isoform X1 — protein: MKPGTDGSAISGVTGQHDADTSVTTVDPVINADEGNHDHAAITELVEEDGSNGHDHVDQIADSCTSAPEIDADGSKGLQIEALTTEPEVLDGSDCEATSKGPSEEEVVANGLGCSSIKTIVDELNEKDFSI
- the LOC123409284 gene encoding uncharacterized protein LOC123409284 isoform X3, which codes for MKPGTDGSAISGVTGQHDADTSVTTVDPVINADEGNHDHAAITELVEEDGSNGHDHVDQIADSCTSAPEIDADGSKGLQIEALTTEPEVLDGSDCEATSKGPSEEEVVANGLGCSSIKTIVDELNEKDFSI
- the LOC123409284 gene encoding uncharacterized protein LOC123409284 isoform X2 produces the protein MKPGTDGSAISGVTGQHDADTSVTTVDPVINADEGNHDHAAITELVEEDGSNGHDHVDQIADSCTSAPEIDADGSKGLQIEALTTEPEVLDGSDCEATSKGPSEEEVVANGLGCSSIKTIVDELNEKDFSI